The sequence CCACGTGCCGGGGCGCATCAGGCCAAGGCGCCGTTCGTCCAGGATGTACCCGCCGCCTTCCGGCTTCGAGCAGTGCAGCGAGACGATGTCCGCCCAGGCCAGCAGGGCGTCCACTTCCATCTTGGCGTTGGTGTCGCTTTCGGCGAACGGGTCGGCAAAGGCCACCTCGCAGCCGAAGGCCTCGAACAGCTTGCCCGTGGCGCGGCCAATGCGGCCAAAGCCGATCAGGCCCACCTTCTTGCCCGCCAGCAGGTTGCCCATGCGCTTCTTCCACGTGCCCGCGCGCAGTTCGCGGTCCATGCGGCTGACAAGGCGCATCAGGTCCAGGGCGTAGCCCAGGGTCAGTTCGGCCACGGCCTGGGTGGGCGCATCGGGCGTGTTGCGCACGGCAATGCCCAGTTCGGCGGCGGCGGTGCGGTCCACGCTGTCCATGCCCGTGCCGCAGCGCGAGATGACCTTCAGCTCCGGCAGGGCCTGCATCACCCGGCGGGTCAGCGGCTCTGTGCCTGCGGCCACGGCGATGCAGCCCTGCAACAGTTCGATGGCCTCGTCTTCGGTGATGGCGCGGCCCGTGGGGTTCTGCACGTACTCCATGCCCGCTTCGCGCAGCAGGCGCAGCGGTTCGTCGCTGAACTTGGCGAACGACGAGGTGGTGATGGCTACCTTCATGATGCGTTATCCTTCGCCGGGGGCATGGCCCCTCGGCATGTCGCGCGTGTCGTTGTCGCTTTGCATGTA comes from Nitratidesulfovibrio sp. and encodes:
- a CDS encoding phosphoglycerate dehydrogenase — protein: MKVAITTSSFAKFSDEPLRLLREAGMEYVQNPTGRAITEDEAIELLQGCIAVAAGTEPLTRRVMQALPELKVISRCGTGMDSVDRTAAAELGIAVRNTPDAPTQAVAELTLGYALDLMRLVSRMDRELRAGTWKKRMGNLLAGKKVGLIGFGRIGRATGKLFEAFGCEVAFADPFAESDTNAKMEVDALLAWADIVSLHCSKPEGGGYILDERRLGLMRPGTWVINAARGGLIDEAALHALLASGHLAGAALDVFVKEPYEGPLRDLPNVILTPHVGSYAVEARVKMETDTIRNLLDALPK